A genomic segment from Triticum dicoccoides isolate Atlit2015 ecotype Zavitan chromosome 1A, WEW_v2.0, whole genome shotgun sequence encodes:
- the LOC119353531 gene encoding uncharacterized protein LOC119353531 — protein MTEENCRIYAPVGMVTLAALALLLCISMTSMDGCTTAQYMVGGLDAWGVPPSSKPDVYVRWAKYVPIKLSDALFFLYPPSKDSAVQLTAKAFTAYDVSDPLLKLEDGNSVFNLTKTGRAYFSSVGEEGWGRSSPRLHDLDLV, from the exons atgacGGAAGAGAACTGCCGCATCTATG CGCCGGTGGGAATGGTGACTCTAGCAGCTCTAGCACTGCTGCTGTGCATCTCCATGACCTCCATGGATGGGTGCACCACCGCTCAGTATATGGTGGGCGGGCTCGATGCGTGGGGGGTGCCGCCGTCCAGCAAGCCAGACGTGTACGTGCGGTGGGCCAAGTATGTCCCCATAAAGCTCAGcgacgccctcttcttcctctacccGCCCAGCAAGGATAGCGCCGTGCAGCTCACCGCCAAGGCCTTCACCGCCTACGACGTGTCTGACCCGCTGCTCAAGCTGGAGGACGGCAACTCCGTCTTCAACCTCACCAAGACCGGGCGGGCCTACTTCAGCAGCGTCGGTGAGGAGGGTTGGGGAAGGAGCTCACCACGGCTCCATGACCTGGATCTGgtgtga